Proteins encoded by one window of Chanos chanos chromosome 7, fChaCha1.1, whole genome shotgun sequence:
- the cacng3a gene encoding voltage-dependent calcium channel gamma-3 subunit, whose amino-acid sequence MRVCNRGAQMLVTAAGAFAAFSLMTIAVGTDYWLYSRGVCRTKSASDNDTNRKNEEVLTHSGLWRQCCMEGTFIGVCKNIDHFPEDADYEQDAAEYLLRAVRASSLFPILSVGLLFIGGVCVAASEFYKTRHNVILSAGIFFVSAGLSNIIGMIVYISANAGDPNQSESKRSHWYGWSFYCGALSFIIAETVGVLTVHLFIDTHRALRARTHRTLRSYTHPSLQPRRSSSYRSRYRRRPSRSSDSRPRDPSPARQSNDLAMYALNRGYASSPHTIPHNSISASHGYALAQNSFITNNSFTNPHPHLQNSISSGKEFLHAQNSVGSDKGLTHSLAHFQNSVNPEKCAFQFQAYKANSNNIFQDTHNSINDHINTDSSVKESTLTSQSSTAARRTTPV is encoded by the exons ATGAGAGTGTGTAACCGCGGCGCACAGATGCTAGTGACCGCAGCGGGAGCGTTTGCAGCGTTCAGCCTCATGACCATCGCGGTCGGAACGGACTACTGGCTGTACTCTCGTGGAGTGTGCCGGACGAAGAGCGCTAGCGACAACGACACAAACCGAAAAAACGAGGAGGTGCTAACGCACTCAGGCTTGTGGCGCCAGTGTTGTATGGAAG GCACATTCATAGGTGTGTGTAAGAACATTGATCACTTTCCCGAAGATGCAGACTATGAACAAGATGCAGCTGAATATCTCCTGC GAGCGGTGCGTGCCTCCAGTCTTTTTCCCATACTGAGTGTGGGGCTGCTCTTTattggtggggtgtgtgtggctGCCAGTGAGTTCTACAAGACCAGACACAATGTCATCCTTAGTGCAGGCATCTTTTTTGTTTCAGCTG GTCTCAGTAACATCATTGGGATGATTGTGTACATCTCAGCAAATGCGGGTGATCCAAATCAGAGCGAATCCAAACGGAGTCACTGGTACGGCTGGAGTTTTTACTGCGGGGCGCTGTCCTTTATTATCGCTGAAACTGTTGGCGTACTGACAGTTCACCTTTTTATTGACACACACCGGGCGCTGCGGGCGCGGACCCACCGAACCTTACGCTCCTACACACACCCTTCACTACAGCCACGACGGTCCTCGAGCTACCGCTCCCGATACCGCCGGAGACCGAGCCGTTCGTCGGATTCGCGGCCACGAGATCCCTCCCCTGCTCGCCAAAGCAACGACCTCGCAATGTATGCGCTAAACAGAGGCTACGCATCGTCGCCTCACACAATTCCGCATAACTCCATCAGCGCTAGCCACGGATATGCGCTCGCACAAAACTCATTCATTACAAACAACAGTTTCACGAATCCTCATCCCCACTTGCAGAATTCTATATCATCCGGGAAAGAGTTCCTGCACGCGCAGAATTCCGTTGGTTCTGACAAAGGACTTACACATTCTCTCGCGCACTTTCAGAATTCTGTGAACCCGGAGAAGTGCGCTTTTCAGTTTCAAGCGTACAAAGCAAACTCCAATAACATTTTCCAAGATACACACAATTCCATTAATGATCATATAAATACTGATAGCTCTGTAAAGGAAAGTACACTTACCTCCCAATCCAGCACTGCAGCCAGGAGAACAACACCTGTCTGA